Within Deinococcus actinosclerus, the genomic segment CAGACGGCGGACGTCCGATTCGACGTCCGGGACGATCAGGGCCAGCATGACCCCGGTGGTCTGCTGCCGACTGAGGACCGGTCCGGCCGCCGGGTGGCCCTGGCGCAGCAGGTCGAGATGCAGGCCGGGCAGGGCCGGGTGCTGCAGGCTGACGAACCAGTCCAGTTCGGCGGTGGGGGAGAAGCCGAAGTGACGGCAGTAGAACTGGGCGCTGCCGACGGGGTCGGCGCTGAGGACAGTGATGCTCAGGGCGGTCAATGACATGCGCACCTCCTGTGAATGACAGTTATACCGGTACGAGTGTACCATACCAGCGATGCGACAGAATCCTGCCCGCCGCGCGGCCCTGCTGGACGCCGCCGTCACCCTCCTGGCCGAACGGGGCTCCGCTGCGCTGAGCTACCGCAATCTGGACGAGGCGGCCGCCCTGCCCGTCGGTACCGCCGCGAACTACTTCCGCACGCGGGCCGACCTGCTGCTTGAGGTCACCCGCCACGTCCTGAGCCGTCTGGGTCCGGACCCGCAGACCCTGGCCGCCGCGCTGGAGCATCCGCAGCCGACGCGGCACGCCGCCGTCCTCCAGCACCTGCTGGACCGCATGCAGCGGGAACGTGACGCGACCCTGGCGCTGCTGGAACTGCGCCTGCTGGCCCGGCGACACCCGGACCTTCAGGACGCC encodes:
- a CDS encoding TetR/AcrR family transcriptional regulator, with the protein product MRQNPARRAALLDAAVTLLAERGSAALSYRNLDEAAALPVGTAANYFRTRADLLLEVTRHVLSRLGPDPQTLAAALEHPQPTRHAAVLQHLLDRMQRERDATLALLELRLLARRHPDLQDAFRTTVQDNLTLSRQFSETHGFTQGDDEFLMGYLLLSGFVFEELTLPGLLPPHLGTRLLRTLTAPPANQPG
- a CDS encoding VOC family protein; translation: MSLTALSITVLSADPVGSAQFYCRHFGFSPTAELDWFVSLQHPALPGLHLDLLRQGHPAAGPVLSRQQTTGVMLALIVPDVESDVRRLEEAGLNFVLPVTTEPWGQKRAQVQAPDGVTVELLEFVAPDPEWLSQQAASPT